One Trichoderma asperellum chromosome 5, complete sequence genomic region harbors:
- the VPS1 gene encoding vacuolar protein sorting-associated protein 1 — protein MSTSGSSLAQPGGITDPALIQLVNKLQDVFATVGVNNPIDLPQIAVVGSQSSGKSSVLENIVGRDFLPRGTGIVTRRPLVLQLIHRPAQTNGVSHDEIEAGADKAANVDEWGEFLHLPGQKFYDFGKIRDEISRETEAKVGRNAGISPAPINLRIYSPNVLTLTLVDLPGLTKVPVGDQPRDIERQIRDMVLKYISKSNAIILAVTAANIDLANSDGLKLAREVDPEGQRTIGVLTKVDLMEEGTDVIDILSNRIIPLRLGYVPVVNRGQRDIDNKKAIGAALEAEKNFFENHNAYRNKSSYCGSPYLARKLNLILMMHIKQTLPDIKARISSSLQKYSAELDSLGPSMLGNSSNIVLNIITEFTNEWRTVLDGNNTELSSSELSGGARISFVFHELYANGVKALDPFDVVKDLDIRTYLYNSSGPSPALFVGTTAFELIVKQQIKRMEDPSLKCVSLVYDELVRILSQLLSKQLYRRYPSLKEKMHSTVVSFFKKAMEPTNKLVRDLVSMEACYINTAHPDFLNGHRAMAIVNERHNPKPVQVDPKTGKPLTGTPGRAASPTVPETDGASNGGFFGSFFAAKNKKKAAAMEPPPPTLKASGTLSEREVIEVEVIKLLISSYYNIVKRTMADMVPKAIMFNLVQLTKDGMQRELLENMYKNDSIDDLLKESDFTIRRRKECQQMVESLGKANEIVSQVQ, from the exons ATGAGCACGTCCGGCTCTTCGCTTGCCCAGCCGGGAGGCATTACCGATCCCGCCCTGATCCA GCTCGTCAACAAGCTTCAGGATGTATTCGCAACCGTCGGTGTCAACAACCCTATTGATCTCCCCCAGATTGCTGTCGTCGGCAGTCAGTCTAGCGGCAAGAGTTCTGTGCTAGAGAACATCGTCGGCCGTGACTT CCTCCCCCGAGGTACTGGCATTGTCACGCGTCGTCCCCTCGTTCTTCAACTCATCCACCGCCCCGCCCAGACGAACGGCGTCAGCCATGATGAAATCGAAGCCGGCGCCGACAAAGCCGCCAACGTGGACGAATGGGGCGAGTTCCTTCACTTGCCTGGACAGAAGTTCTACGACTTTGGAAAAATCAGAGACGAAATCTCAAGAGAAACAGAGGCCAAAGTCGGACGAAATGCGGGAATCTCTCCGGCCCCCATCAACTTGCGCATCTACTCCCCCAACGTTCTGACCTTGACCTTGGTTGATTTGCCAGGTCTGACAAAGGTTCCCGTTGGCGACCAGCCCCGCGATATTGAGCGCCAAATTCGGGACATGGTTCTCAAGTACATCTCCAAGTCAAATGCCATCATCTTGGCTGTCACGGCCGCCAACATCGATCTGGCCAACTCCGATGGCTTGAAGCTGGCACGTGAGGTCGATCCCGAAGGTCAGCGGACCATTGGTGTTCTCACAAAGGTCGATTTGATGGAAGAGGGCACCGATGTCATTGACATTCTGTCCAACCGTATCATCCCGCTGCGTTTGGGCTACGTTCCTGTGGTTAACCGAGGACAGCGAGACATTGATAACAAGAAGGCCATTGGCGCTGCCCTGGAAGCGGAGAAGAACTTTTTCGAGAACCACAATGCATACCGCAACAAGAGCTCCTATTGCGGTAGCCCCTACCTTGCTCGTAAGCTTAACCTCATCCTGATGATGCATATCAAGCAGACGCTTCCGGATATCAAGGCGCGAATTTCGAGCTCCCTGCAAAAGTACAGCGCTGAGCTGGACAGCTTGGGCCCGTCGATGCTTGGCAACAGCTCGAATATTGTCCTGAACATCATTACCGAGTTCACCAACGAATGGCGCACCGTTCTGGACGGTAACAACACTGAGCTCTCCAGCAGCGAACTGTCTGGCGGTGCCCGTATCAGCTTCGTTTTCCACGAGCTTTACGCCAACGGTGTCAAGGCCCTTGATCCGTTCGACGTTGTCAAGGATCTTGATATCCGAACCTACCTGTACAACTCATCGGGTCCTTCTCCCGCACTCTTTGTCGGCACGACGGCCTTCGAGCTTATTGTCAAGCAGCAGATCAAGCGAATGGAAGACCCCAGTCTGAAGTGTGTATCGCTGGTTTATGACGAATTGGTGCGGATTCTGTCACAGCTGCTCTCCAAACAGCTCTACCGCCGGTATCCTTCtctgaaggagaagatgcaCAGCACcgttgtttctttcttcaagaaGGCCATGGAGCCAACCAACAAGCTCGTCCGAGATCTGGTCTCCATGGAGGCGTGCTACATTAATACAGCTCACCCTGACTTCCTTAACGGCCACCGC GCTATGGCCATTGTCAATGAGCGTCACAACCCAAAGCCTGTTCAGGTGGACCCCAAGACCGGCAAGCCACTTACTGGCACTCCTGGCCGAGCTGCCAGCCCAACAGTCCCAGAGACTGACGGAGCCTCAAACGGAGGATTTTTTGGAAGCTTTTTCGCCgcgaagaacaagaagaaggccgccgCGATGgagccgccaccaccaacccTCAAGGCCTCTGGCACACTCTCAGAACGCGAGGTGATTGAAGTTGAGGTTATCA AACTGCTCATCTCATCCTACTACAACATTGTCAAGCGAACCATGGCTGACATGGTTCCCAAGGCTATCATGTTCAACCTTGTCCA GCTCACAAAAGATGGCATGCAGCGAGAATTGCTGGAAAACATGTACAAGAACGACAGCATCGACGACTTGCTCAAGGAGAGCGACTTCACCATCCGCAGGCGGAAAGAGTGTCAGCAGATGGTTGAATCTCTTGGCAAGGCCAACGAGATTGTCAGCCAAGTGCAGTAG
- a CDS encoding uncharacterized protein (EggNog:ENOG41): MPVIRNIPDTKRRVRTGCLSCRKRRRKCDERKPRCGSCEERNVPCNYPDLTFIMGPKLGAAQGTSNPSSDQSTRSYSNVRFVTGSSSRRSAPSTEAQASTQREEPPLQAKEQPASLFRPEDDDIVETLMASSSSQSKTASPFAASHLPQSEWKDYFSPTHAASIKNETAALLHFQYNLAPWIEAGDLGSAFGTEIMLLAQRRRPVSSAISLAASSQLAKSSSTYGDSTLLQQETENALALEEPRVRRIGHALIAVGEVFNLSPSQWRTLSFFQSDESTRNTNNFSGFGEPLETLLRFHSRLDLAASLLTDQPPLTTLGFAMNHDPADRTLPLSTKSIYNACLLQLASCLQLLNGSSGSSVASPSPPFFMSATQEPLPSSPGSYFSSKWSSLWSNCQQWYHNRPVEMQPILEIRSVEAGQIDADNESSFPIPVYTSSIALQCNIVYHISSRLLLSRKPRLLRLSSRQRHLSSLSWHAQQIAGTATRNEFAEQWDPILIAGLLWIARDMTHPSQQESLLSCFTQISSSTGINLDEEIRTLKDRWNVSHARGHQLSG, encoded by the exons ATGCCTGTCATTCGGAACATCCCAGACACTAAGAGGAGGGTCCGGACTGGGTGCCTCTCGTGTCGAAAGCGTAGGCGAAAAT GTGATGAACGCAAGCCGCGATGCGGCAGCTGTGAAGAGAGGAACGTTCCATGCAACTACCCGGACCTCACCTTCATCATGGGTCCTAAACTTGGTGCTGCCCAAGGAACGAGTAACCCCTCTTCAGACCAGTCCACACGGTCGTATTCGAACGTTAGG TTTGTAACCGGTTCTTCGTCCAGGCGTTCGGCGCCATCGACTGAAGCACAGGCATCTACTCAGCGTGAAGAGCCACCGTTACAGGCTAAAGAACAACCGGCATCTCTTTTTAGACctgaggatgatgatatcGTGGAAACTCTCATGGCCAGCTCAAGCTCTCAGTCCAAGACAGCTTCACCCTTCGCAGCTTCGCACTTACCACAATCCGAATGGAAGGATTATTTCTCTCCCACCCATGCTGCTTCTATCAAAAACGAAactgctgctctgctgcatTTCCAGTATAACCTCGCGCCTTGGATTGAAGCCGGCGATTTAGGATCTGCCTTTGGAACCGAGATCATGCTCCTCGCGCAGAGACGACGACCCGTATCATCTGCTATCTCGCTGGCTGCTTCTAGTCAGTTAGCCAAGTCCAGTTCAACATATGGGGACTCAACTCTGCTCCAGCAAGAGACGGAGAATGCTCTTGCCCTTGAAGAGCCACGAGTGAGACGGATTGGACACGCTCTGATAGCCGTGGGAGAAGTATTCAACCTCAGCCCCTCTCAATGGAGAACGTTATCTTTCTTCCAGTCGGATGAATCTACGAGGAATACCAATAACTTTTCGGGATTTGGAGAGCCGCTTGAAACGTTACTGCGGTTCCATTCCAGACTTG ATCTCGCAGCGTCACTGTTGACAGATCAACCGCCGCTTACAACTTTGGGATTCGCAATGAATCATGATCCAGCAGACCGCACTCTCCCATTGTCGACGAAATCTATTTACAACGCTTGTTTACTTCAACTCGCTAGCTGTCTCCAACTTctcaatggcagcagcggtaGCAGCGTTGCTTCTCCCTCACCACCCTTCTTCATGTCAGCAACTCAGGAACCACTGCCATCAAGCCCAGGCTCGTATTTCTCATCAAAATGGTCTTCTCTATGGTCAAATTGCCAGCAGTGGTATCACAACCGACCAGTCGAAATGCAGCCAATCCTGGAAATCCGCAGCGTTGAGGCAGGCCAAATCGACGCTGACAACGAGTCATCATTCCCAATACCTGTCTATACAAGCTCGATTGCTCTGCAATGTAACATTGTGTACCACATCTCATCACGTCTTCTTCTGTCGCGCAAACCCCGACTTTTGCGACTATCTAGTCGCCAGCGCCATCTCTCATCGCTGAGCTGGCACGCGCAACAAATCGCGGGAACAGCAACGCGTAATGAGTTTGCAGAGCAGTGGGACCCTATTCTCATTGCTGGACTGTTGTGGATCGCCAGGGACATGACGCATCCGTCGCAGCAAGAATCGCTGTTGTCGTGCTTCACTCAGATATCATCCAGCACGGGAATCAATCTGGATGAAGAAATTCGCACGTTAAAGGATAGGTGGAATGTGTCACATGCAAGGGGCCACCAGCTCTCTGGCTGA
- a CDS encoding uncharacterized protein (EggNog:ENOG41~TransMembrane:12 (i41-58o84-107i114-133o139-162i174-194o214-235i319-342o354-378i385-406o418-445i457-476o482-506i)) — protein sequence MSTGTSDIEVAANGGLAVEPARRVNDAQKTMWQSLRHNPKVLFIAFFASLGGFEYGYQQGVLGQSLVMTRFKENFPAVVGSSSATGWLTSVLQLGGIVGSLSAGVLGEIISRKYTMFIACLWVILGSYLYVGAHEGMSSLLYAGRFFTGLGVGLFSGVGPLYNAELSAPEMRGLLVSFYQFATILGIMLSFWVGYCSNFIGGTGESQSDLAWRLPSIIQGIPAALLAIGIWFMPFSPRWLVKVGRDEEAKKTMAWMRKLPEDDELVQIEFLEVKAESVFEKRVFARDFPNLAAKKKSAFIEQFAQYAACFNSKDNIKRVLTGFFIMFFQQWSGIDAIIYYATNIFITLGLTGGTTALLATGVTGVVFIVSTVPAMLIIDKVGRKPMLIVGSIVMAVSMIIVGIIVAKFRNDWPDHVAAGWVAVALIWIYIAGFGATWGPVSWTLVSEIFPLSIRAKGASIGAMSNWLNNFAIAFFVPPMLSAWAWGTYIFFSVFLIVGIFAVWFFLPETKNATLEDMDRVFNSRTGERDAQLLREAQEEVGLVALVEARAAALYEKKDIHETQIEKL from the exons ATGTCCACTGGAACCTCGGATATTGAGGTTGCTGCCAACGGCGGCCTGGCCGTGGAGCCAGCACGACGTGTCAATGATGCCCAGAAAACCATGTGGCAGTCTCTTCGACACAACCCCAAAGTCCTCTTcattgctttttttgcttc ATTGGGTGGTTTCGAGTATGGCTACCAACAAGGTGTCTTGGGCCAATCCTTGGTCATGACTCGCTTCAAGGAGAACTTCCCTGCAGTTGTCGgctcctcttcagccacGGGCTGGCTGACATCGGTTCTTCAACTCGGCGGTATCGTCGGCTCTCTGTCCGCCGGTGTGCTAGGCGAGATCATCTCCCGAAAGTACACCATGTTCATTGCCTGTCTCTGGGTCATTCTGGGTAGCTACCTCTACGTCGGTGCCCACGAGGGCATGTCCTCCCTTCTATATGCTGGCAGGTTCTTCACCGGTCTCGGTGTTGGTCTCTTCAGCGGTGTCGGTCCTCTTTATAACGCTGAGCTTTCGGCTCCGGAGATGCGAGGACTGTTGGTCTCTTTCTACCAGTTCGCCACCATTCTCGGAATCATGCTTTCTTTCTGGGTCGGATACTGCAGCAACTTTATCGGCGGAACCGGCGAATCTCAGTCCGACCTTGCTTGGAGACTCCCTTCCATTATCCAGGGAATACCAGCAGCCCTTCTGGCCATTGGCATTTGGTTCATGCCTTTCTCTCCCAGATGGCTTGTCAAGGTCGGCCGAGATgaggaggccaagaaaaCTATGGCTTGGATGCGAAAGCTCCCTGAGGATGACGAACTTGTCCAGATCGAGTTCCTCGAAGTCAAGGCCGAAAGTGTCTTTGAGAAGCGCGTCTTTGCACGGGATTTCCCCAACCTcgcggccaagaagaagagtgcCTTTATTGAGCAATTTGCTCAGTATGCCGCCTGCTTCAACTCCAAGGATAACATTAAGCGAGTGTTGActggcttcttcatcatgtTCTTCCAACAGTGGAG TGGAATTGACGCAA TTATTTACTATGCGACcaacatcttcatcaccCTGGGTTTGACTGGAGGCACTACAGCACTGCTGGCAACCGGCGTCACTGGAGTCGTCTTCATTGTTAGCACCGTACCTGCTATG TTGATTATTGACAAGGTCGGACGAAAGCCCATGCTTATCGTCGGCTCCATCGTCATGGCTGTCAGCATGATTATTGTCGGTATAATCGTTGCCAAGTTCCGCAATGACTGGCCTGATCACGTCGCTGCCGGCTGGGTTGCTGTTG CTCTCATCTGGATATATATTGCCGGTTTCGGCGCAACTTGGGGACCCGTATCTTGGACTCTGGTCTCCGAgattttccctctctctatcCGAGCCAAGGGTGCCTCTATCGGTGCCATGAGCAACTGGCTGAACAATTTTGCTATTGCCTTCTTCGTGCCCCCCATGCTTTCGGCTTGGGCTTGGGGCACCTACATtttcttctccgtcttcctTATCGTTGGCATCTTTGCTGTCTGGTTCTTCCTCCCCGAGACGAAGAACGCAACACTGGAAGACATGGACCGGGTGTTCAACAGCCGTACCGGCGAGAGAGATGCTCAACTGTTGAGAGAGGCCCAAGAGGAAGTTGGTCTGGTTGCTCTTGTTGAAGCTCGCGCAGCAGCTCTatacgagaagaaggatatcCATGAGACGCAGATTGAGAAGCTGTAA